TTGATCGGGGGAACTGAATATGCAGGCGAAATGAAAAAGTCAATTTTTTCAGTAATGAACTATCTGCTTCCGGAAAACGGCATCCTTTCTATGCACTGCTCTGCAAACGTGGGACGTGAAGGCGATGTAGCATTGTTCTTCGGACTGTCAGGAACAGGTAAGACAACTCTTTCCGCCGATAATAATCGCCGCTTGATTGGCGATGACGAGCACGGCTGGTCACCAAACGGTGTTTTCAATATCGAAGGCGGCTGCTATGCAAAGTGCATCAACTTATCAAAGGAAAAAGAACCGCAAATCTTTGATGCAATCCGCTTCGGATCTGTTCTTGAAAACGTCGTGGTGAATGACGAAACGCGAGTAGCTGATTATGATGATGGCAGCCTGACAGAAAATACTCGCGCTGCGTACCCAATCCAGGCGATCGATAATATTGTAGACCCAAGCATTGCAGGCCATCCAAACGCAATTGTATTCCTTACAGCCGACGCTTTCGGAGTTCTGCCTCCTATCGCCAAGCTGACGAAGGAACAAGCGATGTACCACTTCCTGAGCGGTTACACTTCGAAGTTGGCGGGCACAGAACGCGGTATCACGTCACCGCAAGCAACTTTCTCAACCTGCTTCGGCTCACCATTCCTGCCGCTAGCAGCAACAAGATACGCTGAAATGCTCGGTGAAAAAATCGATGAGCACAACGCGAAGGTATTCCTAGTCAACACAGGATGGACAGGCGGAGAATACGGAACTGGAAGCCGCATGAAACTTGCCTTCACACGTGCAATGGTTCAGGCAGCACTTGAAGGCGAACTGAACAATGTCGAAACAGTCAAAGACGAAATCTTCGGCCTTGATATCCCGCTGCATGTACCAGGAGTACCTGACGATGTCCTGCAGCCAATCAAAACCTGGAGCAACCAGGACGCTTACTACGCAAAAGCAAACGAGCTTGCCGACAAGTTCCGCGCAAACTTTAAAAAGTTCACAAACGTACCGTCAGAAATCGAAGAAAAAGGCGGACCAACAGCGAAATAGGAATTTGATTAGGGCCATCTCTCTAGAGGAGATGGCTTTTGTTTTGTTGTTTTTCCGGCTATTGGTATTCTTTTTTAGAAATGACTAACCCCCTTTGGCTCTCATTTAAATCTCAGCACCTATACTTAAGCTTTATGTTCAAGTCTTTGTAATCTCCGGCTGTATTATGGTGCTGTTTGATAGTAATTACACCTTTATGACGTCCATCCTTGCCATCCTAGACACATAAGACCCCCGTTCGCCCCTAAATGCACCCTTATGGCGTACCTCCTGGACACATAAGACCTCCGTTCGCCACTAATTGCACCCTTATAGCGTACATCCCGGACACATAAGACCCCCGTTCGCCTCTAATTGAACCCTTATGGCATACCTCCTGGACACATAAGACCCCCGTTCGCCCCTAATTGCGCCCTTATGGCGTACCTGCTGGACACATAAGACCTCCGTTCGCCCCTAATTGCACCCTTATGGCGTACCTCCCGGACACATAAGACCTCCGTTCGGCCCTAATTGCACCCTTATGGGGTCCACGCTCGACACATAAGACTCCCGTTCGCCCCTAAATGCACCCTTATGCTTGCCTAGCCAGACACATAAGACTCCCGTTCACCCCTAATTGCACCCTTATGACTGCCTTCCTGGACACATAAGACCTCCGTTCGCCTCTAATTGCACCCTTATGTCATACCTCCTGGACACATAAGACCCCCGTTCGCCCCTAATTGCACCCTTATGGGGTCCACGCTCGACACATAAGACTCCCGTTCACCCCTAATTGCACCCTTATGGCGTACCTCCCGGACATATAAGACCTCCGTTCGGCCCTAATTGCACCCTTATGGGGTCCACGCTCGACACATAAGACTCCCGTTCGCCCCTAAATGCACCCTTATGCTTGCCTAGCCAGACACATAAGACTCCCGTTCGTGACTAATTGCACCCTTATAACTGCCTAGCCAGACACATAAGACCTCCGTTCACCCCTAATTGCACCCTTATGTCATACCACCTTGACACATAAGACCCCCATTCACACCTAAACTGGCCACATGCTTTTACAAGTTCCCTCTCCCCAACTCGGCACTCGCTTTTTTTCCAATAAAAAACAGAGCACAATAATGTGCCCTGCTCAGTTCGTTGAATTCAATGAAACTAATTGGTAAGTAATTGTAGTCTCTTTCGCTGTCCACTCGACTTTTGAAATGACGCCGGTTCCAGTCAGGTCGCCTTCGATGGTTTTTTTGACTTCTAGCGGAATGTCAATTGGATAGAGCCTGTAGCCTTCCTTTTTCAGAGAGAAGAAATTGTCTTCGAGCCTAATTTCGCGGCCTTTTGTCACGATCATTGTATTCAACTCTAATGGCATCCCCATTGTTTTCGCTCCTCTTCACTAGTAACTTCAAAATTCATTTTATCATTGTTATGGCTGTGATTTCATCCAATTCGTTAAATCAGTGACCACTTTCCGGTTCATCACCGGCGGGAAGTAGTGTGTATATTCATCAAAGTACCAGCTTTCCACGGGCTTGTCCAACTCTTTTAACCGTTTCTCAATCCGATATGAATGTTCAGCGGAAACATTACGGTCATTGCGGCCATGGATCAGCAGGACAGGAGACATCAGACTTTCGATTTCGTACAATGGTGTCCTGAATTTATAACGGTTTGGCACCTTTTTTGGCGATCCGCCGATTACCCTCTTCATCATCCTCCGCAGGTCTTTTCTTTCCACATATGTTAAGAACATATCGGTCACTCCTCCCCAGGTGACGACCGAGGCTGTCTCGGGAAACTGGATGGCCGTCAGCAGGGCCATTAAACCGCCGCGGGAAAAACCAAACACATGGACCCTCGCGACCCAGGGCAGGGACTGAAGCAAGCTGAAGCCGGCAAAAGCATCAACACGGTCATCTCCTCCAAAATCCTCATCTCCTTCACCGCCCTGGTTTCCACGGTAAAAAGGAGCGAACACCGTAAACCCTTCGGCAGCAAATTGCGCAATCCGGGCTGGCCTGACCTTTCCTACATTTTTTATACCGCC
The nucleotide sequence above comes from Mesobacillus jeotgali. Encoded proteins:
- the pckA gene encoding phosphoenolpyruvate carboxykinase (ATP) — translated: MNVVGISNELSALLKGSNVQVQLSVPQLVEKVLNRNEGLLTSTGAVRATTGKYTGRSPKDKFIVEEESVKDKIDWGPVNQPISEESFTKLYNKVLKFLKEKEEVFVFNGFAGADKKYRLPIQVINEYAWHNLFAHQLFIRPTEEDLAEHKAEFTVISAPTFKADPEVDGTNSETFIIVSFEQRVVLIGGTEYAGEMKKSIFSVMNYLLPENGILSMHCSANVGREGDVALFFGLSGTGKTTLSADNNRRLIGDDEHGWSPNGVFNIEGGCYAKCINLSKEKEPQIFDAIRFGSVLENVVVNDETRVADYDDGSLTENTRAAYPIQAIDNIVDPSIAGHPNAIVFLTADAFGVLPPIAKLTKEQAMYHFLSGYTSKLAGTERGITSPQATFSTCFGSPFLPLAATRYAEMLGEKIDEHNAKVFLVNTGWTGGEYGTGSRMKLAFTRAMVQAALEGELNNVETVKDEIFGLDIPLHVPGVPDDVLQPIKTWSNQDAYYAKANELADKFRANFKKFTNVPSEIEEKGGPTAK
- a CDS encoding DUF2584 domain-containing protein, which codes for MGMPLELNTMIVTKGREIRLEDNFFSLKKEGYRLYPIDIPLEVKKTIEGDLTGTGVISKVEWTAKETTITYQLVSLNSTN
- a CDS encoding alpha/beta hydrolase family protein, with amino-acid sequence MISAFKFPSPNPAVDMEMVTYLAGGLRVKGLLARPADGRGTEGFLYLRGGIKNVGKVRPARIAQFAAEGFTVFAPFYRGNQGGEGDEDFGGDDRVDAFAGFSLLQSLPWVARVHVFGFSRGGLMALLTAIQFPETASVVTWGGVTDMFLTYVERKDLRRMMKRVIGGSPKKVPNRYKFRTPLYEIESLMSPVLLIHGRNDRNVSAEHSYRIEKRLKELDKPVESWYFDEYTHYFPPVMNRKVVTDLTNWMKSQP